Genomic segment of Geminocystis herdmanii PCC 6308:
GGACATGGCACAAAAAAATCAGTATTGTGTGGTTAAACAACTAGAATTGGCAACAGCCAATCCAGAATCTCATCGCACGGCTTTAGATTTGTTTGCCAGAGAAGCGAAAACCCTCGCTAAACTGGATCATAAACAGATACCAAAACTTTTAGATTACTTTGAAGAAAATGAACAATTTTACCTCATTCAAGATTTTGTTTTAGGTAAAGACTTAGAAAAAGAAATCAAAAAAGGCGGTATTTATCAAGAAAGTTCGGCAAAGCAGTTTTTACGGAAAATGTTGCCTGTCTTGCAGTATATTCACTCTCAAAAAGTAATCCATAGAGATATTAAACCGGGTAACATATTACGGGAAAAGCAAACTAATCAACTATTTTTAATTGATTTTGGTGCGGTTAAAGAACAAGCAAACACTCAATTGATGAATCAAAATCCCCAAAGTGCTTTCACTAAAATTTCCGTGGGTACTATGGGATTTGCACCACCAGAACAGTTGGCAATGCGTCCTGTGTATTCCAGTGATATTTATGCCTTGGGTGCTACTTGTATTTATTTATTAACAGGAAAAGCTCCAAAAGATTTATGTGATAATACCACGGGGGAATTGGCGTGGGAAAAACACACGAATGTAACAACGAACTTTGCTAAAGTATTGAATAAAATGCTAGAGTTAGATGTTCGTAAACGTTTTCCGTCTGCTACTGATGTGATTAACGCTTTAGATTTAGTACCCTATGAGCAAGAATTGGCTGGGGGGATGGTTAATTTAAGTTCTAGTAATTCTAACTCTGATGAAGAGGAAGAAGTTACGATCGCATCTTCCACCTCCCAAAACCTAGCAGATGCCATCAGAAAAAGAAAAGAAAAATTAAGCGGTAATTCCTCAACCCCAAGAGTAACACCAAGTACCTTACCTCCTACACAACCAAAAGTTCAGTTAACACCTGAATTAATTATTCAAGATTACCGCCAAGGGCATCGTAACTTTAGTCAACAAGTACTAAGTGAGTTAGATTTACAAGGATTAAAATTAGCTGGAGCAAGTTTTTCTCAAAGTAAATTAATTGGAGTTAACTTACAAAAAGCTAACTTATACCGTACAAACTTTTATAACGCTAACCTAGCCCAAGCCAATTTATCCCAAGCGAATTTACAACGAGCAGAATTATATCGAGCAAACTTAAAAAATGCCGATTTACAAGGTGCTGACTTAGCGGGGGCAAATCTTACCAGCGCTATTTTAAAAGATGCTAATTTAGGAGGAGCAAATTTAAAAGGTGCAAAGGTAAATGAAGAACAATTAAAAAGTGCAAAAACTAATTGGCGGACAATTCTCCCTGATGGAAAACGAAAATGGTGGTAATTAAATTAATGAGGAATGAGGAATAAGAAATGAGGAATGTAAAAATTTTCCCTAGTCTCCTAGTCTCCTATCTCCAGCCCTTATTTAAAATCTCACGATTCAAATAGGATTGCTATAAAATTGTCAATCACCAATTATCAATGATTAACCTATGATTATTAGTTACTGTGTAAATCCCGATTGTAGTGAACCAAAAAATCATCCTAAACTAAAAAAGTGTCATAGTTGTGGTTCTAATTTAATATTAAATAACCGCTATAGGGCTATTAAAATGCTAGGGAAAGGAGGATTTGGCGCGACATTTGTGGGAGTTGACTTAACAGTAGTAGGTGATCCTCTTTGTGTAATAAAACAGTTACGTCCTATAGCAGATGATGCCCAAGCCTTAAATACAGCTATTAGTTTATTTGAAAGGGAAGCGAAAACTTTAGGAAAAATTAATCACCCTCAAATCCCTAAATTAATGGATTATTTTGCGGATAACGATCGATTCTACCTCATACAAGAATTAGTAAACGGTCAAAATTTACAAAGGGAAGTGAAAAGCCAAGGAGTATATGGAGAATTAGCTTTAAGAAGATTTTTAGAAGATATAACTCCCATTCTGAAATATCTACACTCCGAAAGAGTTATTCATAGAGATATTAAACCTGCCAATATTTTACGACGCAAAAAAGATCAAAAGCTCGTATTAATTGATTTTGGAGCAGTAAAAGATCAAGTTAACACCCAATTAGCCAAAACTATGGGGCAAACGGCTTTAACCAAGTTTTCTGTGGGTACAATGGGTTATGCACCCCCCGAACAATTGGCAATGCGTCCGATATACTCCAGTGATATTTTTGCTTTAGGGGCAACTTGTGTTTATTTAATCACGGGTAAATCACCGAAAAATTTTGCGATCGATCCCGATACAGGAAAATTACTTTGGCACGAAAACACGAATATTAGTGGTGCATTAAGCAAAGTCATCGATAAAATGTTAGCTCACGATACCAAAGAGCGCTATAAAACAGTAGATGAATTAATAGAAGCCCTTAACCTGCAACCCTTTCAACAAAGTTTAAGCCAAAATATTAACAATACTCCTTCTGGTATTCAATCCAAACACATTTCAGCAGAGGATTTCACCATGGCAGATGCCACCAACAGTCAATTAAGTAATACCCTATCCGCCACAGAAAGACTAGAAAAAGCCATTCAAGAAAGACGTAAAAGTGGTAACAAACAGAATAAATTGACATCCATAAAATGGAATCAAGATACATTTTTAACAGCCGTGAATAACGGTAAAAAAGATTTTAGTGATCAAAATTTACAAGGATTAAATTTAGAAGGCGGAAAGTTAAATAAATGTATTTTTAGATATGCCCAACTACAAGGAGTTATTTTCACCGAAGCCAGTTTATCTCAAGCTAATTTCTACGGTGCAGATTTAAGTAATACTAATTTTAGTAATGCTAATTTAATGCAAACTTATTTCTCCAAAACAAATTTAGAAAACTCAGATTTTAGAGGTGCAAATTTAGTCGGTGCCGATTTCACCAATGCAAATTTAATTAATGCCAATTTTTGTGGTGCTAATCTCAAAAATGCTAAAGTAAATCAACAACAATTAAAATCGGCAAAGGTTAACTGGAGTACTGTTTTTCCTGATGGTAGTCGTCATTGGTGGAAGGTATTTTAACATATTTGTAGAGACATAAAATTTTACGTCTCAACGGGAATTTTATGTATGATCGAAGTCTATTTGATTAATTTCCGTGGCAACTTTGATGCCAGATTCTAAAGCACCTTGTAACCATCCCCTTGTTTTAGAAGTATGATCACCAGCAAAATATATTTGTCCTTCTGTACGACTCAATTCATCAAACAATTCACTTTCTTGAGTTTTGGTGGGATATGCCCAACCACCTTTTGCCCAAGAATCATTCGTCCACGAATAATATTCTGAGGTTACAGGGTTATTCGGTACTTCGGGAAAAAGATTTTTCCATTGGTTTAATAAAGTCTTTAATCTTTCTTCCTCATTGAGTTTATCCATAGATAAAGCTAATTCAGCTTTGAGATAAGAATGTAAAATCCCTGTTTTGCCCGATGTATCCCAAGTCGGTTGCCATAATTCTTCAGGGCTATCTAAAAATATACCCCAACCATTTAAACCTTGTTTAACCCAAAATTTTTCAGGAAACTCCACAAACATTCTACTAGCAGGACGATAATCATATCCACCATTTGATGCTTTTTGTTTTGGTTTAGACAAAGGTGGTTGAAACTCTATCTTATCCAAAACCGTTAAAGGTACAGTACAAATCAAAAAATCACCTTCATATTGCTTCCCCGATTGAGAGAAAACTCGAACTTTCTTGTTATTTTGTTCAATACGAGTAACCGCTTCCCCCAGATTAATTCTATTTCCCAAAGCCTTAGCAAAAGCCTGTGGTAACAAATCTGTACCATAACGAATCTTACTCCATTGTCCCATTTCTCCCGAATCACCAGAATTGGGTAAAATCGACATCAAATCTTTACTAGATAATAATTTTGCCCTTTGATTTTTGATCGCCATATACAATCCCTCATCGGGGAAAAAAGGACTTATTTCTAAACCAAAATGCTTAATATAACTCAAGGTTAAGTAATGATCAGGTTGGATTCTAGCCGCCCCAGCTTCCACAATATTTCCCTCACTAAAACCATTTCTTAATGTTAAAACTCTCCCCCCCACTCGCTCACGAGCTTCTAAGACTGTAACTTCATGCCCTGCCATAGCTAATTCATAAGCGGCAACCAACCCCGACAACCCTGCACCTACAACAATAACTTTAAGAGGAAATTCACCTTTCTTTTCTAAATTACTAGGGATATGTGTTGTTTGAGTGTTTCCTTGAATACAGACTGTAGTTGCTATTAAGGTTATCGCACCACGAATCAAAAATTTACGGCGATTAATTTTCATTATGGATACCTAAGTTTAATATTGAGAATAGAATATCATTATGATTGTGTTGTTCAGGTTGATTTCTATAAGTTATTTTCTATTAATTTGCCATAACTACTGTAAAAGAGTCAATTGAAAAAATTTTTGTCTATTGTGCATAAATTCTATTTTTCGCACGGATATATCTATAGACAACAATTTCAAATCATCAAAACTATGGAAAACACCGAAAGTTACATTCCTTCAGTAGTACAGGTAATTAGTTCGTGGTTGGTTTTTTTATTTCTCAATTACAGATTAGCGGTATATGGTAAAGAGCAAAGAGGACAAAAAATGTGGTTATCTCTGCTTGTGGGGTTGGGAATAGGTTTTTTTCCTCAGTTTGTTTACAATATCTGGGGCGTTAATTTTAAAACTCCCCTGAAAAAATGGAAGGCTAACTTGGCATTTTCGATCGCATTTATCCTCAGTTTAATGTTTTCTGCGGCTAGTTTTGATTTGATTTTTTCGTATTACTTCTCGTGGTGGAACTTGTGATATATCCTAAACCGCCAAGAAATAAATGATCCTGTTGGCAAATAAAACTTAAAAATTCTGAAACCCTCATCCCTCTTCTATTTTTAGGACAAAATCAGGATCATCTACTTTTGTAATTACCTTTCTCTGTTGCTGATTTTTTCTGTCTAAATAAGCGTGTAAAGCAGATGAATCATTTGTATGTGCTAAAAAGTATTTTTTTACGTCTCATCGGACATGGTAGTATAACGAATATCAGACATTAAAGCACCTCCCCAATAGAGTGATTTAAAAACAATGAAAGCCGATAATTTTATTTTTGAATTGGAAAAGACTTCTTTTAAAACCAAACAAAATTTACCCAAATATCCGGGCATTTATTATGTAGTTGATGACAATAACCAAGATATTCTTTACATTGGGCAATCAGTTAATATTAACAGTCGTTGGCTTGGTAGAGGGCATCATAGAGATCATCAATTAATTACCATTATGCGTAATCGAAAAACCACGTTAACTATTTATTCTGAATATGTAAAAATAGAATTTCTTGACATTATAGAACAGAAAAGAATTAATGAATATAGTCCTCTTTTAAATGAAAGTCCAGTAAAAAGGAGGAATATTTCACCTTCTGAAGAATTATTGATAGAGTCATTAAAAATTTTACAAGAAAATGTGCTTATATTAGGTATAGAAAAACCTAGAAAAGATATTGCTCATACCCTAGATTCTTTTGATAAAAAATATAATTTAGTACAATCATCTATTGTTGATTTATCAACTATTCATCTTCTTATTTTTTCTGATGATTATAATAATTTTTTTCCGATGAGAAAACATTTATTAAAATTTTTACTAAAAAGAAATAAACAATCAAAATATAGTAAACAATGGTCAAGAATTAATCATGGAGAGCGGACCATTTGTCATCGTTTAATTTCTAACGGATATGTTTTTCAATTGACAGAATGGTGGTATTGGAAAGATGCTATTAATAACGAATTAACTTATGAAGATTTTTATAAACAAATTACTACTATTGAGGTTAATTTAGCTGGAATTAATTTTAAAGCACTAAATGAAAATAGTTTTTATTTAATTACTCCAAATGATAAAAAAATAACTCCTATTTATTATTTATTAACTAGATTAAAACCTTATGAACTAAATATAATTAATATAACAAATTTTCAATCTGAACAAAAATCTTTAAAACATTCATTTGAGACAAAAGTAAAAAAAGAAATTGAACGAGAAATAACAAGAGTATTAACTAGAATTAATACTTTAACAAGTCTTTTTTCTCAGTTGCGTAGTCTAATTATTGGTGAGTATTTTATTGGTGAAACTAAGTACATTGTTATTGCAGTTAATAATAATGATTATAGTATTTTTTATACTTCAATGAGTAAAGGTAAAGGAGGTTGGTTTAAAGATTGTATTTCTTATAACTTTGAGGGAAAAGAATATGTAAAAAACATAACCAAATATCAAGTAGAAAATTATGTGATTGAATTTGTCGAGTTTTTCCAGATTATAAATTACATGACATTAAACAATAGATTAAAACAGATTAAAATTACATCACTTTTTGGAGCAGAAATTAAAGCATTAAATTCTATAGATTTTCTTGATCAATTACTTAAAGATGCGTCTGCAAATTTAATCAAAACTGATGATAATTTTTGGTTTACAAGAGAAAAAATTATTGAACAAGGAAGTTATATTTTATATCTCAAAAATAAATTAAAACCGTTAGAAAATGATAACATAAAAATTCATGCTTTAATTCAGTCTAATCCTGTTAATATTGTCGTTAATGATACATTTAGTGACATAGATTCATTGCTTAGAAGTAGAGAAAAAATGACAGAAATAAACACGACTAATTTAATCCGTAAATCAGGTTTTATTCGTCAATCTGGCAATAGAAAATATCTACCTTTCCTTGTAGCAAGTTTTATCTTTAAAGGTGAGCGTGCTTCTAATTATGCAGTCAATATGGTAACTCAAGAAAAACAAGTGAAATTTGCGAATAATAATTACTGTAGCATAGTTTATCAGGTTGCTTCTGGAGATGAAAAATTATGGCTATTATTAGGAGATGAGTTAAAAGATTTTGTGAAATTAGGAATCTTAGAAAACATTAAAGACAAAGAATGTTATACAGATAAACTTTATGTTAGTACTCGACGTTATGTACATTCTGCTCGATTAACAATTAAAATAAAAAGTATCAACTATTCTGGTAGTCTTCCTTTTGGATTTTCAGAAAAGTACCCATTTTATCAAACAGCAATAACTGAAATAGAGCAAAGAATAAAATCTTTAAATATACCAACTTTAAGCTGTTCTTTTACCCCAGAAAATGTTAAAAGTTGATTAATTCTCATAACAACAATAGTTTTTAAATCTAACTTTTATATTAAAGCTACTTGTAAACTTTTTGGTTGTGGAATTTTGATGATCCGTGAGAGTATGCAGACATTGTTTTGTGCGATCGAACCCTTGCCATTTGGCATGATATTTAACATAGAATCATTATTGGAAATGTCTAATAGACTTCGACCATATTTGGTTTAAGAAGGGTTAAAACCCTTACTACAAACTAATAAAAAAAGAAGAAACTTCGATAACGGTTGATAGTGAATAGTAAATAGTGCATAATTTAGGTTAACAGTTACTAATTCCTACTTATTATGTCTTTTCAAGCGAATCCCATTAAATTTGGTACGGATGGTTGGCGTGGCGTGATTGCCGCCGATTTTACCTTTGAGCGTGTTTCTAAATTAGCTCCTCTTTGCGCTCAAGTTTTACAAGAGTCCAATCCCCATTCTAATTTAATCATTGTGGGGTTCGATCGACGTTTTATGGCGGAAGATTTTGCTTTAATGGTAGCCCAGACTTTACAAGAATACGGTTTTGATGTCTTATTGTCAGAAGGTTATGCTCCTACTCCTGCGTTTAGTTGGACTGCCAAAGCTGAAAATGCTTTAGGTGCATTAGTGTTAACCGCTAGTCATAACCCTGCCAAATATTTGGGCTTGAAAGTCAAAGGCGGTTTTGGTGGTTCTGTGGGAGAGGATGTTACGGAAAAAATCGAATCTCGTCTTGATACAATCCCTAAGATTAGTGATCAAAAAGGCACTCTAACATTATTTGATCCTTGGGCTAGTTATTGTCAACAACTTCGATCGCTCGTCAATATTGATTTAATCAAAAGCTCGATCGAATCTGGTAAATTAAAGATTATTGCTGATGTGATGCACGGTGCCGCTTCTACGGGATTAAGTCGTTTGTTAGATTGTGATATACAAGAAATTAATGCTGACCGT
This window contains:
- a CDS encoding serine/threonine-protein kinase; this encodes MSVIYCLNPHCENPQNDTKTKKCRSCQSDLILHKRYVAIKKIGRGGFGTTYLAVDMAQKNQYCVVKQLELATANPESHRTALDLFAREAKTLAKLDHKQIPKLLDYFEENEQFYLIQDFVLGKDLEKEIKKGGIYQESSAKQFLRKMLPVLQYIHSQKVIHRDIKPGNILREKQTNQLFLIDFGAVKEQANTQLMNQNPQSAFTKISVGTMGFAPPEQLAMRPVYSSDIYALGATCIYLLTGKAPKDLCDNTTGELAWEKHTNVTTNFAKVLNKMLELDVRKRFPSATDVINALDLVPYEQELAGGMVNLSSSNSNSDEEEEVTIASSTSQNLADAIRKRKEKLSGNSSTPRVTPSTLPPTQPKVQLTPELIIQDYRQGHRNFSQQVLSELDLQGLKLAGASFSQSKLIGVNLQKANLYRTNFYNANLAQANLSQANLQRAELYRANLKNADLQGADLAGANLTSAILKDANLGGANLKGAKVNEEQLKSAKTNWRTILPDGKRKWW
- a CDS encoding serine/threonine-protein kinase, giving the protein MIISYCVNPDCSEPKNHPKLKKCHSCGSNLILNNRYRAIKMLGKGGFGATFVGVDLTVVGDPLCVIKQLRPIADDAQALNTAISLFEREAKTLGKINHPQIPKLMDYFADNDRFYLIQELVNGQNLQREVKSQGVYGELALRRFLEDITPILKYLHSERVIHRDIKPANILRRKKDQKLVLIDFGAVKDQVNTQLAKTMGQTALTKFSVGTMGYAPPEQLAMRPIYSSDIFALGATCVYLITGKSPKNFAIDPDTGKLLWHENTNISGALSKVIDKMLAHDTKERYKTVDELIEALNLQPFQQSLSQNINNTPSGIQSKHISAEDFTMADATNSQLSNTLSATERLEKAIQERRKSGNKQNKLTSIKWNQDTFLTAVNNGKKDFSDQNLQGLNLEGGKLNKCIFRYAQLQGVIFTEASLSQANFYGADLSNTNFSNANLMQTYFSKTNLENSDFRGANLVGADFTNANLINANFCGANLKNAKVNQQQLKSAKVNWSTVFPDGSRHWWKVF
- a CDS encoding flavin monoamine oxidase family protein, coding for MKINRRKFLIRGAITLIATTVCIQGNTQTTHIPSNLEKKGEFPLKVIVVGAGLSGLVAAYELAMAGHEVTVLEARERVGGRVLTLRNGFSEGNIVEAGAARIQPDHYLTLSYIKHFGLEISPFFPDEGLYMAIKNQRAKLLSSKDLMSILPNSGDSGEMGQWSKIRYGTDLLPQAFAKALGNRINLGEAVTRIEQNNKKVRVFSQSGKQYEGDFLICTVPLTVLDKIEFQPPLSKPKQKASNGGYDYRPASRMFVEFPEKFWVKQGLNGWGIFLDSPEELWQPTWDTSGKTGILHSYLKAELALSMDKLNEEERLKTLLNQWKNLFPEVPNNPVTSEYYSWTNDSWAKGGWAYPTKTQESELFDELSRTEGQIYFAGDHTSKTRGWLQGALESGIKVATEINQIDFDHT
- a CDS encoding GIY-YIG nuclease family protein: MKADNFIFELEKTSFKTKQNLPKYPGIYYVVDDNNQDILYIGQSVNINSRWLGRGHHRDHQLITIMRNRKTTLTIYSEYVKIEFLDIIEQKRINEYSPLLNESPVKRRNISPSEELLIESLKILQENVLILGIEKPRKDIAHTLDSFDKKYNLVQSSIVDLSTIHLLIFSDDYNNFFPMRKHLLKFLLKRNKQSKYSKQWSRINHGERTICHRLISNGYVFQLTEWWYWKDAINNELTYEDFYKQITTIEVNLAGINFKALNENSFYLITPNDKKITPIYYLLTRLKPYELNIINITNFQSEQKSLKHSFETKVKKEIEREITRVLTRINTLTSLFSQLRSLIIGEYFIGETKYIVIAVNNNDYSIFYTSMSKGKGGWFKDCISYNFEGKEYVKNITKYQVENYVIEFVEFFQIINYMTLNNRLKQIKITSLFGAEIKALNSIDFLDQLLKDASANLIKTDDNFWFTREKIIEQGSYILYLKNKLKPLENDNIKIHALIQSNPVNIVVNDTFSDIDSLLRSREKMTEINTTNLIRKSGFIRQSGNRKYLPFLVASFIFKGERASNYAVNMVTQEKQVKFANNNYCSIVYQVASGDEKLWLLLGDELKDFVKLGILENIKDKECYTDKLYVSTRRYVHSARLTIKIKSINYSGSLPFGFSEKYPFYQTAITEIEQRIKSLNIPTLSCSFTPENVKS